The Pseudoxanthomonas sp. CF385 sequence CAGTTGCCGTCGCCGTAGTAGCGCGCGATGTTCCATTCCGGAACCTTCAGCGTATTGGTCTGGGAGTCCTGCGACAGGTCGAAGCGGAAGTAGTTGGCGGTCAGGGTCAGGTTGTCGGTCGGCTTGAACTGGAATGTCAGCTGCCCACCCTTGCGCTCGCGTTCTTCTTCCTTGACGTTGAAGTTGACCGACGTCGGCATCATGAAGCCGGTGTAGTAGTTGCCGTTCTGGTCCCAGAAACCCGTGCCGCCCCACCAGTTCGAGTTGAAGTCGGAGGGCCTGCCGTTGACGTCGACCGCGGTGCCACCTTCGTCACGGCCGTACCATTGCCAGCTTTCGGTGCTCGCCCCCATGGTCCGCGTGGTGCGCTTCTGCTGCGTGTAGCCGACGAAGACGCCGAAGCGGTCTTCCTGGTCGTGCCACGAGTAGGAGCCGGAGATCTGTCCATCGGTCTTCTTGGTGGTGTCCGCCCACGTGCCTTCGATGTTGACGAAGCCGGAGTTCGGCTCCAGTTCGAGCGGACGGCGGGTGTGCAGGATCACCGTGCCGCCGATGCCGCCTTCGTCGATGCGCGCTTCCGGCGTCTTGAACAGCTCGGCGCTACCCAACATGTTCGAAGGCAGCAGGGTGTAGTTGAACGAACGGGTCGGATCGCCGTTGGATTCGGCGCTCGCGATGTAGTTGCCGTTCAATTCGGTCAGAACGAGTTCCGAGGACAGGCCGCGGACGCTGACGTTCTTGCCCTCGCCGCCGTCGCGGCTGATCAGCACGCCCGGCACGCGCTGCAACGCATCGGCCACGTTCTTGTCGGGGAACTTGCCGACGTCTTCCGCCGTGATCACCTCGACGACGGCGTTGGCGTTGCGCTTCTGCTCCAGGCTCTGCTCGATCGAGTAGCGGTAGCCCTTCACCGTCACCGTGTCCAGGTCCGTGGCCTGCGTCGACGCCTGGTCGGACGCGGCCGGCGCGGCGTCAGCCTGCTGGGCGAACGTGCTGCCGGAAACGGCGGCGGCGGACAACGCGATGGCGATCCCGACGTACAACGTGCTGCGATTGCGTGCGTGTGGCGTGCATTTCATTTCAATCACCCTCTCCCAAGATTGATCGGCTGCTGACGCGATGGATTTTTGTATCGATCTAAATTTGCGGAAAATAAAAAAGAACCGCTGCTGCGAGACGCTCCGGGTTCCTGAAACGGCACTCCGTGGCGGCCTCGCCTCCTCCCTGCTTCCGGATCGAATTAGATCGGTCTAATTCGACGGATTGCATAATTAGCACAGCACTTCCCTGGATGCATGCTGCCTCGCAGCATCCCCGGGGCGCCGCCGACGCGGCAGTACACCGTCAACGTTCGGCGGGCGCACCGGGCGCCGCCCGCCGTACCGCACGCTCAGTGTGCGGACTGCCCGACCTCGGGCTGCAGCAACTCGACCTCGGACAACGCCACGTCGCCACCGCCGTCGATCCGCAGGCGGTACCCGGTGTAGTCGCCCGGCCGTTCGATGCGGAAAGGCCGGAGTTGTCGGGCCCATGGGAACGCCTGGTCGTGGCGCTGGTCCAGTTCCACCCAGGCACCTTCGCCACTGCGCGCTTCCAGCGTCCACGAGACGCCCGTGATGGCCGTCTCCGCGCTGGAGAGCGTGTAGTGGCTCACGCGCACAGGAGTGGGGAAGCGGAAGTCGACCTCCGCACGCGCCGGCAGCACGCGCGACGTGCCCGCATCGTCGTCGATCAACTCCGCCGCCCGTCGCGGCATACCCTGCACCGCGACGCGGGCGCGTGATGCCACGTCGACCAGGCCGCGCGGCGCGACACCGACCGCTGTCAGCGACGGCGGCAATGCATCGACACCGCTGCCCCACGTGGAGGGCGTATCGCCCATGACGAACTCCAGGGTGGCGCCGCCGGCGATGTCCTCATGCGGGATCCAGGCCTTGTCCCATGGCTGGCCGTTGACCTTCAACGACTGGACGTAGACGTTGCGTGCGCCATTGTTCCGGGCGATCACGGTGAGCGTGCGTCCGCCGCCCAGGTCGACCTCGGCGCGAGGGAAGGCCGGTGAACCGATGATGTATTCCGGCGCTCCCATCCTCAGCGGATACAACCCGAGCATGCCGAAGAGGTACCACGCCGACATCTCGCCATTGTCTTCGTCGCCGGGGTAGCCCTGCCCGATCTCGCTGCCCAGGTACAGCCTGTCCACGAGCTCGCGGGTGATGCGTTGCGTTTTCCATGGCTGTCCCGCCGCGACGTACATCCAGGGGATGTGGTGCGACGGCTGGTTGCTGTGGGCGTACATGCCCATGCGCACGTCCCGCGCCTCGGTCATCTCGTGAATGACGTCGCCGTAGGAACCGGAGAACGGCTTTTCCGCGGTTTCCGGCGTGGCGAAGAATGCGTCCAGGCGCTTGGCCAACGCCTCCTCGCCGCCGTACAGCGAAGCGAGGCCTGCGCCGTCGTGAGGCGCGGTGAAGGCGAACGTCCACGCGTTGGCCTCCGTGTAGTCGCCACCCCATACACGCGGATCGAACCGGCTCGCCGGCGTGTGCCAGTCGCCGCCCGCCGTGCGGCCACGGAAGAAGCCTGTCGCCGGATCGAACAGATGCGTGTAGTCGGTGGCACGGGCCCGGAAGTATTCGGCTTCTTCCCGATAGCGCCGCGCGCGGGCCGGATCCTTCTCGTCGGCCGCGAGCGCGAGGCCCAGTTGCGCCAGACCGAAGTCGTTGAGCGCGCCTTCCAAGGTCCACGACAGGCCTTCGTGCACGCTGCTGTCGGCGTAGCCACGGTACATGGAGCGTACCAGCCCCTTCCGACCCACATTCGACACCGGAGGCACGACCGTCGCATTGCGCAGCGCGGCCTCGTAGGCTTCGTGCGCGTCGAAGCCGCGGACACCCTTCAGCCACGCATCGGTGAAGGCGACGTCGGAACTGGTGCCGACCATCAGGTCGGCGTAACCGGGGGAGGACCAGCGCGCGATCCAGCCGCCATCTCGGTACTGCTGCAGGAACCCGTCGACCATCTCGCCCGCACGCTCGGGCGCGAACAGCGAATATGCGGGCCAACTGGTGCGGAACGTGTCCCAGAACCCGTTGTTGACGTAGATCTTTCCCGCGCGGACGGTCGCGGAGGTGCGCAGCGCGTCGCCGCCGCTGTTGTCCTTGGACCAGCTGTTCTGGTCGGCATGCCGCCAGTCCGGCCGGTCGATGCTGCCGACGTTCTCGTGCGCGACATTCGGATACAGGAACAGGCGATACAGGTTGGAGTACACCGTCACCCGCTGGTCGTCGCTGGCGCCGTCGACCCGCACCCGGCCGAGGAGTGCGTCCCATGCTGCCTGCGCGCGCGATCGGA is a genomic window containing:
- a CDS encoding GH92 family glycosyl hydrolase — translated: MADPALVRGRILPAALVLLLASPVASARDTRFATSFEVGEPAPAEAQVGDVRATIGGGPEAPYAAKAGMGYTGSRALGYRGSAGGHVSLFAVDIEVKKDTALSWMVLPEIVAGDTAASTGVSLDLVFDDGQRLSGLGVSDQHGALVTAAGQAASMTLYPQQWARKQVRVGEVPALRGKRIRAIELQLQPGAHGTSSGWIDDIAIGPVEPGDKRSPSDYVLTTRGTQSNSTFSRGNNIAATAMPHGFNFWVPVTDAGSLSWLYRWNEQNGPDNRPRLQALSISHQPSPWMGDRQTFQVMPSATKGVPEADRQKRALSFSHDREEARPHTYRVDFDNGIRAEIAPSERAAIFRFRFPEGGDANLLFDNVDARGGLTLDASTQTLQGYTDTRSGLSNGATRMFVYARFDQPWRDNGKIATGRPTGYVKFAPEGDGEVTMRIATSLISVEQARRNLDQEIGAAGFEGVRSRAQAAWDALLGRVRVDGASDDQRVTVYSNLYRLFLYPNVAHENVGSIDRPDWRHADQNSWSKDNSGGDALRTSATVRAGKIYVNNGFWDTFRTSWPAYSLFAPERAGEMVDGFLQQYRDGGWIARWSSPGYADLMVGTSSDVAFTDAWLKGVRGFDAHEAYEAALRNATVVPPVSNVGRKGLVRSMYRGYADSSVHEGLSWTLEGALNDFGLAQLGLALAADEKDPARARRYREEAEYFRARATDYTHLFDPATGFFRGRTAGGDWHTPASRFDPRVWGGDYTEANAWTFAFTAPHDGAGLASLYGGEEALAKRLDAFFATPETAEKPFSGSYGDVIHEMTEARDVRMGMYAHSNQPSHHIPWMYVAAGQPWKTQRITRELVDRLYLGSEIGQGYPGDEDNGEMSAWYLFGMLGLYPLRMGAPEYIIGSPAFPRAEVDLGGGRTLTVIARNNGARNVYVQSLKVNGQPWDKAWIPHEDIAGGATLEFVMGDTPSTWGSGVDALPPSLTAVGVAPRGLVDVASRARVAVQGMPRRAAELIDDDAGTSRVLPARAEVDFRFPTPVRVSHYTLSSAETAITGVSWTLEARSGEGAWVELDQRHDQAFPWARQLRPFRIERPGDYTGYRLRIDGGGDVALSEVELLQPEVGQSAH